A single region of the Halobacterium wangiae genome encodes:
- a CDS encoding class 1 fructose-bisphosphatase encodes MTVDRIFDVVADAAPEIRAGLPERRAKAETENVSGETQLEADLWADDLLCERFEDVAGVTWYASEERDEVERVGDDEDGYTVALDPLDGSSNVKSNNPCGTVVGVYDEPLPAPGDSLVAAGFVLYGPTTTMVVARDGEVREYLVEADGRTDLGPVELPDDPVVYGFGGRVPEWTDEFEAFVRDVEEDLKLRYGGAMIADVNQVLVYGGAFGYPGLQSRPGGKLRVHFESVPMAYVVETAGGASSDGSKSLLECDPDSLHERTPTFVGNESVIEALEDALPN; translated from the coding sequence ATGACGGTCGACCGGATCTTCGACGTCGTCGCCGACGCTGCACCCGAAATCCGCGCGGGTCTCCCGGAGCGCCGCGCGAAGGCGGAGACGGAGAACGTCTCCGGCGAGACGCAACTGGAGGCCGACCTCTGGGCTGACGACCTGCTGTGCGAGCGTTTCGAGGACGTCGCGGGCGTGACCTGGTACGCCAGCGAGGAGCGTGACGAGGTCGAGCGCGTCGGCGACGACGAGGACGGCTACACGGTCGCCCTCGACCCGCTCGACGGCTCCTCGAACGTCAAGTCGAACAACCCGTGTGGCACCGTCGTCGGCGTCTACGACGAACCGCTCCCCGCGCCCGGCGACAGCCTCGTCGCCGCGGGGTTCGTCCTCTACGGCCCGACGACGACGATGGTCGTGGCCCGCGACGGCGAGGTAAGAGAGTACCTGGTCGAGGCTGACGGCCGGACCGACCTCGGGCCAGTCGAACTCCCCGACGACCCCGTCGTCTACGGGTTCGGCGGACGCGTGCCCGAGTGGACCGACGAGTTCGAGGCGTTCGTCCGCGACGTCGAGGAGGACCTGAAACTCCGCTACGGCGGCGCGATGATCGCCGACGTCAACCAGGTGCTCGTCTACGGTGGCGCGTTCGGCTACCCGGGCCTGCAGTCCCGTCCCGGGGGGAAACTCCGCGTGCACTTCGAGTCAGTGCCGATGGCGTACGTCGTCGAGACGGCTGGCGGGGCCTCCAGCGACGGCTCGAAGTCCCTGCTGGAGTGTGACCCCGACAGCCTCCACGAGCGCACGCCGACGTTCGTCGGGAACGAGTCGGTCATCGAGGCTCTCGAGGACGCGCTCCCGAACTGA
- a CDS encoding SOS response-associated peptidase, whose amino-acid sequence MCGRYALFTDSTDLADEFDLADATYERTYNAAPSEDLPVVLDDEPERLTAARWGLVPSWSDGPGGDPDPINARAETLSENRYFREAYRERRCLVPVDGFYEWVETADGKQPHYVSRADGRPFLLAGLWETWTPEQKQTGLGEFDSGGPSKAAETVRSFTVVTTEPNDFLAEYHHRMALLLDRERGERWLTADDPSDLLAPSGMELRAWPVSRAVNDPSNDRPELVESVA is encoded by the coding sequence ATGTGCGGCCGCTACGCGCTGTTCACCGACTCGACCGACCTGGCCGACGAGTTCGACCTGGCCGACGCGACGTACGAGCGGACGTACAACGCCGCACCGAGCGAGGACCTGCCGGTGGTCCTCGACGACGAACCCGAGCGACTGACCGCGGCACGCTGGGGACTCGTGCCGTCGTGGTCAGACGGGCCGGGGGGCGACCCGGACCCCATCAACGCTCGCGCGGAGACACTGTCGGAGAATCGCTACTTTCGGGAGGCGTACCGCGAGCGCCGCTGTCTCGTCCCCGTCGACGGCTTCTACGAGTGGGTGGAGACCGCCGACGGCAAGCAGCCACACTACGTCTCGCGGGCGGACGGTCGTCCGTTCCTGCTGGCGGGGCTCTGGGAGACGTGGACGCCCGAGCAGAAACAGACGGGACTCGGCGAGTTCGATTCGGGCGGACCGAGCAAGGCGGCCGAGACGGTGCGGTCGTTCACCGTCGTGACGACCGAACCCAACGACTTCCTCGCGGAGTACCACCACCGGATGGCGCTACTCCTCGACCGCGAACGGGGCGAGCGCTGGCTGACGGCCGACGACCCGAGTGACCTGCTGGCGCCGAGCGGGATGGAACTCCGGGCGTGGCCGGTGTCGCGGGCCGTCAACGACCCGTCGAACGACCGGCCGGAACTCGTCGAGTCGGTGGCCTGA